GAGCAGACACCCCGTGCTTCCAGTATCGTGATAGAGAGTTTCTTGTCATTAGCCTCTCCTTTCACCAGATGGTACGCCGTGCTAATTCCTGCATAGCCGGCGCCTATGATGACGACGTCACTCGACACAGGAAGCTCCTCTGTGGTCCGGTGATCATGCAGTTCGTGAATGTCTCGATGCCAAAATGGCACAGTTGCATTTTCGACAGGGTGCCGGTGTGTTTTGGATGAGTCCTTCGGGGACATGGTGGCGAAGTGGGACTGATTGCTGCTGTTTGGCCTCAGAATCACCATGGGCTGATGGGCTAGGCTACTTGATGGCCTGCTTTGACATTAAGTAATGGCGGGGGGTTCGGTCCTTGATCATCATTTGGTGAGGATACATTGGCAATCGGAGAGAATGAGACCGAACTCCGATTTGTCGATGCTCAAAAATGACTGATCAACGCAGTGAGATGTGGTGAAGTGCCCTTGTCGGCCCCGCAAGCCCTGTTGCGCCCGGCGTAGCCCACTCCGACGCACCAAAAATTACTCCGAACTTGACTCTGGGCCATCTTGTCAGCTGAGCCAATCAGCACGGCGTGATGTTGTTAAAGGGCTTTCTCATGTGTTCAAGTCCGAGGAGCTGGAAACGTCGATCCTTTGAGATTGCTTAATATGAGAAAGGTGGATTGCTTTGCTCAAGCCAACCATTCTGAGTCCAATCAACGGTGTTCAGCCAATCCATATCTCCAAATGTGTTCATCTCAGGGTCAATTTCATGCTCTCTGCCCGTCGCAGTAGGCAAATTTTGCCCTAGAGACTGTTGTGCTTGCGGACCATGGTGTCTCTGGGGCTGCTCGTTCGGCATCCCTTGTGCTTGCGGCGACCCCAAAGAATCAAATACGGCGTCAATGATTCTCTGTAGAACTgtcttgaacttcttgctAAGCTGCGCATTATTATCCGTGGGTCGTATCCAGTCAAGTAAGGCTTTGAACATAACCAGAGTTTGGACGACTTCCGACCGCGAGAATCTAACACATTCGTGACCGGCAGTCGCCGGTAACATCTCGCTTTGTGTGGCAGGTGGTACTAAATTACTTGCTCGAAGAAGCTCGACACACAAGATTCCGGCACAGGGCATTCCGTATGATACTCCCTGGATCAACATCAGTTATTTTTGAACTCTCGATTCAAACAACCGGCGAGGCTTGTGTCAAAGACTCACAATCCAGTCAAAGGCATGGTGAAATTCCTGCAGCTGATCACGGTTAAGCCAGAGAGACAGGATAACAGTCATTGTCTCTTGGGCGATATTGAACAAATTCTGGCCACCGCTGAATTGTCGCGACACAAGTAGGCGCTGGAGAAGGAACTGGCATTGCAATACATCAAGTTGTATGCGGGTGATAATATAGACTTCATGAGCGCCCCGTTTATGGGGTCGTGAGCTTGGCTGTGGGTGCCATTCGGAGTTCCCCTGATACTGAATGTGCCGAGGATATGAAGCGACGATCTTCCCCAACTGAACTTGCAGGTCTCTGCAAAAAGGTTGAAGTTAGCGAAATGCATGCATAATTTCTTCCGCAATACGCACTCTACCTGCGATTTAGTGAAATTCGAATTGACACTAAGAGTTAGTTCCAAGATGCCCTCCCGGATAGGACTAAGCATCGTCAGTGCTCGAAGCCATGTTGTTGTGTATATGTGGCCATTAGTATTCCAGCCATTAGAGTCAAGTTTCGCAATGGCCACGATGAGTCTTTCCTGGCCCCCATATACATCTTCCTCGCATAAATCAAGTGGCAGAGGACATTGGCAGTATTGATTACTGAGCATAGGTGGTCGCGCGTTGAACAAACTGTGGCATTTGTCGTGGTAATACATCGATGAAGCGAGTGATGCTCGGTGTTGAGAAAACGGTGTGATTTCCTTCGAAGGAGAAAGACGGTGCAGTCCTGCACTTATAAAAGCACTGCGAACAGTGCCGTAGTCGACTCGTACGCGGTCACCTATAATGAAATGAGCTCGATTCTACAATACCAGGATTTATACTGTTATAATCCAACTCACTCTCGTCACTGATGATGATGCTTTGTAGTCTGGTGCTATTCTTCATGCAAATGACCATGGTATCGCTGATCTCAAAGTTCCCTTCGCAAAGCTTTACACAGGCAGCAGCACACTCTCTCATTTTCTCAGCGGCAGTGTTGCGATTCCGCCCATCCTGCTCGGGTAGATCGAACACTTGGTCCCACTCTTGTTTGCATCTGAAAGCAATTCCAGCCCAGCTGAAGAGTATCCCGATCATTTCCCATCGCAGATGAGGTCCACCAAACCAGTTTATCCAGGAAACATGGTCGGAGTTGCTTGCAGCATCGCAATCAGGTGTTGGGCGGGGCCTTTTGTGGTTCATGAATAAATCTTTTGCCATTTTCAACACAGATTCCCGCGTCCGGGGCTCCCCTAGCTCACTGGCGTATTCTGTCCATACTTGTTTCAAGCATTGTTGGATCATGGTGGGTGATAGCCATACATCGTAGATATGATGGATTCCAGTCATCAGCACGTCAAATGTACGAGCAGTGGGGAAGTTGAGCAGTGTTCTAACTCCGAACTCTACTCGAGACCTGGCCATAACATCAGGCTCTCGGCCTAACTCGTGGTGGTCGGAGTTCGTCGCATCAAGCATCACTGCGCCAAAGCTATCTCGGTTTTCAAAAAAGACAGCAGAGAAACGAGTCGTCTCGTGCTGGCCTAGCTGCTCTTGGAATAGCATGTTCCGTTTTGGTCCGCTCGGACGGGCTGCTTCCCCCGAGCTCGCAGCTAGGGTTGGGTCCACAGGAGGAAAAGAGACTCCTGCCCCGACCGAAGATTCACCAGGTAAGTGGAATGGGTTGGTAACATCTTGAGGGACCAGGAGGTCCGCGGGCAGCGTTGAGCCGAAGTTTATGGGTGTGTGGGAGGTCGGAGGGCGGCGTTTGGTCATGGGAGCAGGGTGATAAATGCAGTTCAGGCTGCGCAGGACACAACGCGAACACTTTGGATTTTGATGGTCACAGCGAATCTTAGCCTTGCGACATGGTTCGCAGGCTTGCGGTTGGCCATTATGGCGTTTTCTTGGTTCTGCAACCATCGTGTCTCTTCGCAACAAGCGTAGTTCACCTTATTGTTTACTAGCTCAGCGTTCCACGCAAAAATCGAGACATCTCGTATAACCATTAAAGGGCAAAAATACCTTCTATGACAGTAGAAAAGATCACCAGCACCCCACGGTCCATTGGTGAATCAAGTACCTGCTTTATCGCGGGCCGATAGGGAGATTAATGTCAACAGGAGCCAATCATTTTGCCCGATCAATATTACCAAGCTACGTATTAATACAGCCACTTTCCATACCAGAGCTGCGTATCTCGTACGGAGCACTGGTGACTCAGGTGGATGGGCTCTTCGTACAAAGCTAATACACGCTCTAACATAGCAAAATTCACAGCTATCTAGGAATTTGGTCTCTAGAGTGATCTTATCTATGAAGTGCTGGTCTCTGAATGAACTACGTAGTAGTGACAAACTGGATACCGAAAGACGTAAAATCTTCCACATCGCCTTCCAGCTCCACAATGACTCCACAGTTGACGATGGCTATCAGAAGTCTTCTCACCCAAGCTTACCCCGCAGGGCACCGTCGTCTGGGAGACTGCCAATGCACAGCTGGTTCAAAAAGTCAATTAACCTGCCAGGCATGATGTCTGGCATGGACGATCTGCTGTACTATCTCATCCGAAACCCCAAGTGAGTACCCCCGTGTCATAGCTAGCTGGAGTCTCCCAGACAAATCACCCTTTACTTCCGGATCCACAACACCATTGGATACATTTTGCATTGGTTCGGTGCTGAGACACAGTGAGAGCTCAGTTACTAAGCCATAACTTTCATCGTGTGTGCGTAGGGGCCCCTCAATTTGATCACAGGGGTCGCCGCCGTTGCAAGCCCCCTGCACTGGTCTGCTGAAGCCAGTATGCGCAGCCCAGGGTCAAAAGCTTCGTCAAATTCTGCCTCGCGCGGTTCCGTTGCCGTCTGACGCGCCTTGGAACAGCCAGGCAGAGCACGTCGGAGGGGCCGGTGTCTGTTGCTCAGGACATGCCATGTGAACGACGCGGAGCAAATGGACACTATCGGTTCCATCCAGCACTCATGTGACATCCTGCAGCCCGTATGGGCGCAAGCGGCATGCACCCTCCGTAGCGTTTACCCGGTGACTATGCCTGTCGAAGTCATGCCGTGTTGAGTTAGGAGTTCAGCAACTctggggggttttttttggggtccGAGCCCACATCGAGGACGTCAGTCCCGGGATTGCCAAAGATCATGTCACTCATCGTTACAGCGGGATCAAAACCACGCACCATGGCCTCTTCGGCCAGACCCACCCAGCTGCCCTTGAAGGAATATATGATCTTGGCGTCTCGTCTCTTCGGCCTGGCAGCTTTCTTACTCAATTTCGATTTGTGGGCTTCCTCTAGAGCAATTTTCGACTTTTTATCCTTTTGACTGCGGCCCTCCCTTGGGCACAGACTTGATCGCGTCTTCAAACTCTGGAAAAACTTTCTCGTAACCGGTTTTGTGGTAGAAAGCCATGTTGGTATAACAATTGGAGTCGAGAGTTTCAGCATCATGTGGCCCGATCACCACGTTCGCCATTCCGCGGCCGAACAACGCATTGATGGTGGCCAATTCTTTTGGTCATCTCTCCGCACCAAACAGCTGAATCACACTCTCCGATGCGGGTGCGAGGCAGCAGCCTTTGCTAGGCAATAGATTTCCGGAAATGTGctatttttcttttgttgaAAATCCAAGTTGATGCTTCATGTAAACGCCAAGCTCCTACGAAATCGAGATTAGCAGCGTTGATGCAGTTTGACGCCTCTATCACATATTCCGATCTGCAAATTCGAGCATTCTATATCCTCGGATGGCATTTAAATTTGGACTACATTCAGTCCATGGATCTGGGAGGATCTAGTACTCAGTACTGACACCGCTCTTTGAAGATTCTTCTTTCTGATTCTCTAATTACAAATGCATATTAGTTAGTGAGGGGTAGATAAATCTACAGAGGTAAAAATGAAGCTATAAACATGGCTTCATTTCTAGGTTGGAAGGGATTAGGCAGTTTGATAATTAAAATCCAACTTTTACACACAGCTTAGTATTCTATCCATGTAGGATTTCATTCAACATCTTCGCCACTTCTACAGACCCTCGGAGATGTGTATATCCACGAAGCCTTTCTGTGGTCCTATCTTAGATGAATCGAGGCAATCAAAGGTCCGTGTAGTATGCTGTACTGCAGTGATTGAAAGATAGCATTCATTGATGACCTGAAATCGGTCTCATAGCCGGTTTTCATGCTAATCAGAAATACGTTCACAACCACATGAAGACCAAGATAGTGATGTCTTCTTGTATTTCCTCTTCTATTTATGAAGCGATGCAGAATCTGGTGCCATTGTCCTGTGACAACTCTGAATACATTGGAATACCGCGTTAGTGTAGAAAATTTGGTGGTGCTAGAGAGATCCAGCCACAACTGAGAGCCTCGAAGCTCCATGGCAAACTAACTCCTTGTAGTATCTGTCCCTGTTCTATTTAAATTAACAGCGGAGCAAGGATTTCAACCAAAGGTTGAACGAAGGGAAAGGTAAGCTACGCTGTGACGCCCACATGTTTGTCAAATGAGAGACGATAGGCTAAATAGAATCCTGATGTGGATCAGTATGATGTTTGCTTTGGCTGCCACGCTAAAAGCTTCGGCATAGAATCAAGCCGATGTGTTGCATGGCACACAAcacatactccgtacggagtagactacggagcactccgtagAAGATTCCGAAATCAGGTGATGCATGCACACTCCTGAGACCTGTATCCCGGAAGATAGAAAATTAATCAGGACCACCATTTCAGATCACCACTCTATCATGAAAGGCTTTGTTCTTATCGTACTGCATTTGATAACCCTCTGCAATTAGTTTGATCGTATCTACCAGGCTAATTTTCCGATCTGGTCGGAGAAAGCGAGGCTCCTTCCACTCGACGTGGAAGACGACCTGGAGCATTCAACGACCATAATTGTGATCCTTGATTATGCTGCTAGACTAAGGTCAACCTGGCATTGGATATGACGAACTTGGTTCATTTTACGGAGTGAATGAATCCAGGATCCGAGTAAAGAGCGATATACAGAGAGTCTGGGACATATACGAAGTGGGCAATGGACGGTGCACAGTCGCAAAGAGTCTACAGCGTACCAGTCTTGAGGTTAGACACACATTTGAAGCCCTTGCTTACCGACGATGCTCCAATTACCCTAATAAGGCGGGAAATTTCTACAACAATAGAGAAATGACACATCTGAAAAGACTATCAAAAACACGCCACAAGCCGTCACACGCCTTACTCTTCTTGTCTTTGAGGAAAAACCAAAAATGGAGACAGGATGAATACTTCTGCTTTGCTAAACTCCACTCATCTCCACCAAGGCCATCATGAAAGAGAAAATATTCCTTGGCGTTGGGATTGGCCCCGAGAGATCCGAATACAACCGGCTAGCCGAATAGGGAAAAATCCCACGATTCTTAGTGGAAGGGGCTTCACCTTCCCTGGCTTAGCCTCTTTTTCGAGGTTATTTTTATGTCTGTCATTCACACATATATCTTTACTCTGTTCTTCATCTTAACCTCACCTCCAAAGTACCAAATATGACAGCCCGTTCATTACCCCTGAACGGGATCTACCAAACGCCAAGGAAAGAAGACTCCCTGAGGCGCAGGAATATCAATGGCCCGCAACCCAAGACAATGGGAAATGGCACAAGCCCACCAAATTCAACTTCAAAGTCCAGCAAACGGGGCTCTCTTCTCCGTCGCTGCAGAGATTCCGCAAGCAAGCACACCTGGACAATTCCATTAGTTCTCGTGCTGGCCTTCCTTTCCCTATATGCTCTCAACCCGACCGAGTCAAACCCAATCTCTCATTTCCTGTTTCTCTCCTATAAAGAGGAACTTCTGGAAGATGCTGACCCTAAAGCCCCCACACAGTATGGCAAGGGTCTGTGGGACATAGCGTTTGTGTCATTCTACGTGATCGTGCTATCCTTCACGCGGGAATTTATCATGCAAGAAATTCTTCGCCCTCTAGCAGTCTGGCGTATCAAATCGCGGGGGAAGCAAGCCCGTTTCATGGAGCAGGCGTACACCGCGATTTACTTTTCAGTCCTCGGTCCCGCGGGGTTGTATGTTATGCGCCAGACACCGGTTTGGTACTTCAACACGCGTGGCATGTACGAACTGTTCCCACACAGGACCCATGCGGCTGAGTTCAAGCTTTACTACTTGATTGAGGCGGCTTATTGGGCACAGCAGGCTATCGTTATGCTGTTGGGGATGGAGAAGCGGCGGAAGGATTTTACAGAGCTTGTTGCGCATCACATTGTGACATTGGCGCTTATTGCTCTCAGCTATCGCTTTCACTTTACGTATATTGGAATTGCTGTTTATATCACGCATGACATTAGTGATTTCTTCCTTGCCGTAAGTCACATGTCTCTTGCCTGAACGAATTCTTCTCGTTCCTAAACGACCGGAAATATCCAAAGCACATATTGACAACTCCCGCAGGTTTCAAAATCTCTCCATTACATAGCCCCGGACATAATGATTCCCTTCTACGCAACCTCGATCGGCGCCTGGATATATCTCCGCCATGTGCTGAATCTTCGGATCCTTTATTCCCTTCTAACAGAGTTCCGGACTGTTGGGCCCTACGAGCTCAACTGGGAAACTCAACAGTACAAGTGCTGGATCTCAAACATCATCACATTCGGACTACTGGCTGTACTCCAAGCTCTCAATCTGTTCTGGTTGTACTGTCTGCTACGCAGCGCGTTCAAGTTCCTCGCGACAGGCGAGAAGAAAGACGATCGCTCTGAGCCGGATGAGTCTGAGATTGAGCACGATGAATTCAAGGTTTCTGGGGGAATTACTGGCCAGGCTTCGACGAATGGCAGTGCATTGCCTAATGGCAAGTCCCAGGGTGCCGCTAGTGGTCTTGGCCTCTCTATCAATGCCAATGGGGTTCGCTAGGAGTGCCCCAGGCTGCTTTCTGGTCCTCCCTGCAGGTGCAATGTGGAAAGCACCAGGTTGAGCTTTTGCCTTACCAAGCATTGGTTTCGCTATTCAACGATTTTCAACGAAAACAACCTTACTTGGTCCATTTATTCTGTCATGCTTTACGATGTATCATGGCGATTTAATTCTATGATTTGTTGTTCTTTGCTCGAGTGTTGCCGTTGCGATCTCGCCATATTTCAGTTCGTGTGATTCGACGTACCATCCTACTATAGATTTGGATATATTAATGATAATCTTTACTCAAACGGGGGACTTGATCAACGCCAATCACAGGGATAATCCATTCCAATGCGTGACCTGCAATTTGCAGAGACTAATTTGCTCGTTGCTCGCGCCAGAGATCCTGAGCAAGACAAGTTGAACATCTAACGAAATTCCAGAACTATGTGCGAAGGTCAGATTTACAAAAGATGATTTTGACAACTTTTTATCACAGCACGATCAAGAGAAGCGCAGTCCTTTGCTGGGATCCCAGGTTCCCGGCCGAGAAGCACGATTGGTCTGGCTCGGGGCTGGTGCAGTCCCTGTGCTGGGAATACCATTCGGAGGGGCAGCGGCAGATCCAAACCGAATCCCCATTTCAGGGGCCCACATGCCCGGCATACCCCCGGGCATGCTCGGCTTAGAAACTGCGGGCGGGGCAACGGGTGCGCGCACCGGTTGGGGCGCCGTGAGAGGGGCTGCTGTCTCAGCTGGTCGCACGGCGTGAACGAGTGGAGGTGGCTGCGATGGCGCCTGGGCGGGCTGCGCGCCATCTGAGTAGGCAGAGGGAGGGTGATGGGTTCGAGCTGATTCCTGAGATTTTTGGCGCAGGTGTGGCTGAGAAATACGCAGTGAGGCCATCGCTGTGGCATTAGAGATATCTCTAGTTCGGGGAAATCAAATGTCAGTGGCAATCCGCTACTTTCGTAATGGGTGATGACACATACGCTTCCAGCTGGCTTGCCTCTATCCGACGCTGGTGGACAAAAACCTTAGCGTCGTCGCGGAATCGAGCTACAATTTTTGCAAGGTCATTGTAAAACTTTCGCCCGACGTCGAGGTTGGAAATGATCTCCTTATACTTCAGGTATCCATTCTCTAGATCCTGCAGTGCCGCTTCTCGTTCCTTTGTCGACGCGTCACCTTTATGAGACCCAGTAAATGCCCGGTTGGCCTCTCGGACCTGATCCGCAAGGTGATCTTGCTCCCTCCGCTCCTGGGCTAGCATTTCACGGTCTGAATCATATAGTTTCAGTTGATCCTCGAACAAATCCTCGAACTGGCTTGCCTGGATAGGCTGCATGGGGAATTCCCGCTCCAATCGAGCTGTCTGTGTCAAAAGTGCTGGATCTAGTTGCAAAACATTAGGAGATTTCAAGACCAAAGAATCAGAGAATGCATACGAATATCATCCCCGCGAGCTTTCTCCTTCAATGCTTGAATTCGTCGCCTCCGCCGATTCTCCATTCGGGTGACCTCGCTCAAACAGCCGCGCAACCGGTTAGACTCGCGTTCAACTTCTGGTGGAATCACAACCCTTCGGCTACTAGGAACAAAAGATTCCAAGTCCTGATTTGTGCCAGTGAGAACGACGAAGATTGATCGTGAATCTCGTAGCTTACGCTGGACGAGATCATCACTGCCCTGGGCGGAGGTAAAATAGCCTTCGATTTCGGCCAAACTCTTGTAAAGCTTAGGCGCGGCAGATTCTGAAGTCCCGCGGGTCCAGCGATCGGTGCCGTATTTATGGCGAGCTGCAAGATCCTCGGCCTTTTCAGCCGAAAGAAGCTCAACGCCTTCATTGTACACAGTCAGATCATTGCCTTTCACTCTGGTGGTGTCTTCGATAGACCGGTGCAAGCGATTCAAGCCATCTTGCTGGCGCATTTCCTCTGCATGCGACACAAGCAGTGGCGGGAGACCAAGTGGTTTTTCAAGCGCCTGTAAAGACCCTGGCAAATTGAGCGATGAAAGCAAGCTTGAACCCCACGTTAGCATGATTTTCCTTAAAGATTCTGATATATCCCTTAAACACATACTCTCGCAACTTGTCGGTCATCGACTCCAGCTCCCCGATGAGAGTTTCATTAACCAGTCGGTCGCGACGATCAGTGTAAATACTGGCGGCAATGTGAACTGCGTATGGGACCAACTTCGAGAACAGCGGCTGGCCCAACGGTCCGTTATCACCAAGCATAGAAATCGCATCCGTAACCTGCGAAGGTGCTTTGGCAAGAACCATGCTGGCGCGCTCTATAGCCTTGAGCTCAGATTTGGGCGGCACAGGGTTGATGTAGATAATGTCATTGTCCTTCTCGGCTCGCTTGAGGTCTTCCGTAACACGACTCTTCAGTCCAGTTAAGTCCCCTAGTACAGTCCGATTAATCCACCGCTGCTCTTTCAAACCCTCGCCAACACAGACCAAACAATCGCGCAGCCGAGCAACCTCTTCTCCATACTTGCGTTTCTCCAGACAGTCAAGCGCTTGTCGGAACTGAGCTGCCGCTGCAAAGTGGTGATGTTTTGCGGTCATGTGGTGGATCCAGTCCGTACTTATTGCATTAGACTTGACAGCTAATTCGCCTGCGTCGCCGTAGAAGTCAGACACCTTTGCTGCAAGTTTCGCAATCGACACATCTTTCAGTCCATCTTTGACAGCTTTCTGCCAGAAACACTCCTGGCCCTGTCCGAGCAAAAGAAGTTCCAAACTTCGTAGTGTCATTTCGTCCATATCCTCTGGCGGCGACGTTCGAAGGTCTGGGATGATGTCGGTTCGAAGATGGCTCAAAACTCCAGCTGCGGAGCAGAGGTAGTTACACGCCTGCTTGAGTCCATCTGCGGTAGTCCGGTTGGTCGCATATGCAAGCTGGGAGTATAATGCGGCGAGATTGAATATGACATTCGCTAATTCGAAGCGCAGGTTGTTTTGTGAGACTAACGGCCAAGATTCATTCCTATTAGTCTCATACATACAAAATCGGACCCACGTGGAGGGTGTGACCCCAAGAAATCAACTCACCTGGCCGCGAAGCATTAAAGCCAAAAGCTGGATACCACGAAAAATCCACTCCGACCTATAGATCACGCCGAACGTCAGCTTCCGATATCAAGCAAAGTAGCCATACCTAGAAAGAACGGCGCACGTCAATTGGGAACTTCCCACTCAGCCATTTCAGCTGAGCCGCGTACGTGACCAAGCGGCTGATACCACTAAAGTGTGGTTCCTGGACCTTGACAGCCTCAGATCTTAGACGATCAATGATCATCAGATCCTCAGCAAACATATCCGGGCGCTGGTCATATTTGGAAGAGATGTACTGGGTGATTGCTTCGGAAAGCAAGACGGTATGGGAGCGCCGGAACGGGAGTTGGAGGATGTTGCTGGAAGAATGGAACAGAAGAAAAATTTAGTGagatttctttctcttcatAACGTCTCTCATACTGCTGGGGGTACTCACGACGCCATTGTCGCTCTAGGCGGAGTTTGGAAGTCTCCGTTTGTTTTGACGGCGGGAAGTTCAACCCCACCAGGCAACGGGATGAATGACGTTTGATGGCCTGAGGCACCCATCAGCAGTCCTTCCGTTGATTCATGGCCAAAGCAGTCTCCATTCGACACACCCCCCTTCCATTTGATGCTTACAAAAGCTAGTTAGGA
Above is a genomic segment from Penicillium digitatum chromosome 3, complete sequence containing:
- a CDS encoding PH signal transduction protein PalA, putative — protein: MASNILQLPFRRSHTVLLSEAITQYISSKYDQRPDMFAEDLMIIDRLRSEAVKVQEPHFSGISRLVTYAAQLKWLSGKFPIDVGVDFSWYPAFGFNASRPVSQNNLRFELANVIFNLAALYSQLAYATNRTTADGLKQACNYLCSAAGVLSHLRTDIIPDLRTSPPEDMDEMTLRSLELLLLGQGQECFWQKAVKDGLKDVSIAKLAAKVSDFYGDAGELAVKSNAISTDWIHHMTAKHHHFAAAAQFRQALDCLEKRKYGEEVARLRDCLVCVGEGLKEQRWINRTVLGDLTGLKSRVTEDLKRAEKDNDIIYINPVPPKSELKAIERASMVLAKAPSQVTDAISMLGDNGPLGQPLFSKLVPYAVHIAASIYTDRRDRLVNETLIGELESMTDKLRDLLSSLNLPGSLQALEKPLGLPPLLVSHAEEMRQQDGLNRLHRSIEDTTRVKGNDLTVYNEGVELLSAEKAEDLAARHKYGTDRWTRGTSESAAPKLYKSLAEIEGYFTSAQGSDDLVQRKLRDSRSIFVVLTGTNQDLESFVPSSRRVVIPPEVERESNRLRGCLSEVTRMENRRRRRIQALKEKARGDDIHPALLTQTARLEREFPMQPIQASQFEDLFEDQLKLYDSDREMLAQERREQDHLADQVREANRAFTGSHKGDASTKEREAALQDLENGYLKYKEIISNLDVGRKFYNDLAKIVARFRDDAKVFVHQRRIEASQLEADISNATAMASLRISQPHLRQKSQESARTHHPPSAYSDGAQPAQAPSQPPPLVHAVRPAETAAPLTAPQPVRAPVAPPAVSKPSMPGGMPGMWAPEMGIRFGSAAAPPNGIPSTGTAPAPSQTNRASRPGTWDPSKGLRFS
- a CDS encoding FAD dependent oxidoreductase superfamily; the encoded protein is MDRGVLVIFSTVIEGELRLLRRDTMVAEPRKRHNGQPQACEPCRKAKIRCDHQNPKCSRCVLRSLNCIYHPAPMTKRRPPTSHTPINFGSTLPADLLVPQDVTNPFHLPGESSVGAGVSFPPVDPTLAASSGEAARPSGPKRNMLFQEQLGQHETTRFSAVFFENRDSFGAVMLDATNSDHHELGREPDVMARSRVEFGVRTLLNFPTARTFDVLMTGIHHIYDVWLSPTMIQQCLKQVWTEYASELGEPRTRESVLKMAKDLFMNHKRPRPTPDCDAASNSDHVSWINWFGGPHLRWEMIGILFSWAGIAFRCKQEWDQVFDLPEQDGRNRNTAAEKMRECAAACVKLCEGNFEISDTMVICMKNSTRLQSIIISDESDRVRVDYGTVRSAFISAGLHRLSPSKEITPFSQHRASLASSMYYHDKCHSLFNARPPMLSNQYCQCPLPLDLCEEDVYGGQERLIVAIAKLDSNGWNTNGHIYTTTWLRALTMLSPIREGILELTLSVNSNFTKSQVEDLQVQLGKIVASYPRHIQYQGNSEWHPQPSSRPHKRGAHEVYIITRIQLDVLQCQFLLQRLLVSRQFSGGQNLFNIAQETMTVILSLWLNRDQLQEFHHAFDWIGVSYGMPCAGILCVELLRASNLVPPATQSEMLPATAGHECVRFSRSEVVQTLVMFKALLDWIRPTDNNAQLSKKFKTVLQRIIDAVFDSLGSPQAQGMPNEQPQRHHGPQAQQSLGQNLPTATGREHEIDPEMNTFGDMDWLNTVDWTQNGWLEQSNPPFSY
- a CDS encoding Longevity assurance factor, putative, yielding MTARSLPLNGIYQTPRKEDSLRRRNINGPQPKTMGNGTSPPNSTSKSSKRGSLLRRCRDSASKHTWTIPLVLVLAFLSLYALNPTESNPISHFLFLSYKEELLEDADPKAPTQYGKGLWDIAFVSFYVIVLSFTREFIMQEILRPLAVWRIKSRGKQARFMEQAYTAIYFSVLGPAGLYVMRQTPVWYFNTRGMYELFPHRTHAAEFKLYYLIEAAYWAQQAIVMLLGMEKRRKDFTELVAHHIVTLALIALSYRFHFTYIGIAVYITHDISDFFLAVSKSLHYIAPDIMIPFYATSIGAWIYLRHVLNLRILYSLLTEFRTVGPYELNWETQQYKCWISNIITFGLLAVLQALNLFWLYCLLRSAFKFLATGEKKDDRSEPDESEIEHDEFKVSGGITGQASTNGSALPNGKSQGAASGLGLSINANGVR